A genomic region of [Eubacterium] eligens ATCC 27750 contains the following coding sequences:
- a CDS encoding Tex family protein, producing MDIAKKIAEELEIKVTQVEAAVKLIDEGCTIPFIARYRKEVTGALNDEQLRNLDERLKYLRNLEDRKTQVLASIEEQGKLTEELKAAITAAETMVLVEDLYRPYKQKRRTRATIAKEKGLEPLAQFIYAQEATEDVEVKAAEFISDEEGKEVATAQDAIAGALDIIAEQISDVADYRTYIRDITMKEGKLVVTAKDEKAESVYENYYDYSEALSTIPGHRILAINRGEDEKFLTVKVEAPEERILRYLEKNILKDNAFTEEYLKNCIADAYGRLIAPAIEREIRSSLTETAEDGAIKVFGKNLEQLLLQPPIAGKVVLGWDPAFRTGCKLAVVDPTGKVLATKVIYPTEPHNKVAESKAEVKKLIDKYHVNLISCGNGTASRESEKIISDMIHEMNLPVDYVITNEAGASVYSASKLATEEFPDFDVAQRSAVSIARRVQDPLAELVKIDPKSIGVGQYQHDMNQKKLENTLTGVVEDSVNKVGVDLNTASASLLEYISGISKAVAKNIVEYRETNGRFTNRKQLLKVAKLGPKAFEQCAGFMRISGGDNPLDATSVHPESYEAATKLLALLGYDINSITSGELIGLKSKVEDFAKMADELGIGTMTLEDIVKELEKPGRDPRDEMPKPILRKDVLDMKDLTPGMILKGTVRNVIDFGAFVDIGVHQDGLVHISQMSSTKRVEHPLDVVSVGDIVDVRVIDVDIPKARISLSMILDEKEAANRKYTKDNSNNKNNRNNGKGNRQDRKPKKEGLNLSGLAKFMH from the coding sequence ATGGATATCGCAAAGAAGATAGCGGAAGAGCTGGAAATTAAAGTAACACAGGTAGAAGCTGCTGTTAAACTTATAGATGAGGGGTGTACAATCCCTTTTATTGCAAGATACAGAAAGGAAGTTACAGGAGCGTTAAATGATGAACAGCTCCGTAATCTTGATGAGAGATTAAAGTATTTAAGAAATCTTGAAGACAGAAAGACTCAGGTTCTCGCAAGCATTGAAGAACAGGGAAAGCTTACAGAAGAACTTAAGGCTGCTATTACAGCAGCAGAAACAATGGTTCTTGTAGAAGATCTTTACAGACCATATAAGCAGAAGAGAAGAACAAGAGCAACAATTGCGAAAGAGAAAGGTCTTGAACCACTTGCACAGTTCATATATGCACAGGAAGCTACAGAAGATGTAGAAGTCAAGGCAGCAGAATTTATCAGTGATGAAGAGGGTAAGGAAGTTGCTACAGCACAGGATGCAATAGCAGGTGCATTAGATATAATTGCAGAGCAGATATCAGATGTTGCAGATTACAGAACATATATCAGAGACATCACAATGAAAGAAGGAAAGCTTGTTGTAACAGCCAAAGATGAAAAGGCTGAGTCTGTATACGAGAATTATTATGATTATAGCGAGGCACTTTCAACAATTCCGGGACACAGAATTCTTGCAATTAACAGAGGAGAGGATGAGAAGTTTCTTACTGTTAAGGTAGAAGCACCGGAAGAGAGAATATTAAGATATCTCGAAAAGAATATTCTTAAAGACAATGCATTTACAGAAGAGTACCTTAAGAACTGTATTGCAGATGCATATGGAAGACTTATCGCACCAGCTATTGAAAGAGAGATAAGAAGCAGCCTTACAGAGACAGCAGAGGATGGGGCAATCAAAGTCTTTGGAAAGAATCTTGAACAGCTTCTTCTTCAGCCACCTATTGCCGGCAAGGTTGTTCTTGGCTGGGATCCGGCTTTCAGAACAGGCTGTAAGCTTGCAGTTGTAGATCCTACAGGCAAGGTGCTTGCAACTAAAGTTATATACCCTACAGAACCACACAATAAGGTGGCTGAATCTAAGGCTGAGGTTAAGAAGCTTATAGATAAGTACCACGTTAATCTTATTTCGTGTGGTAACGGAACAGCTTCAAGAGAATCAGAGAAGATTATTTCAGATATGATACATGAGATGAATCTTCCTGTTGATTATGTAATCACTAACGAGGCAGGGGCTTCTGTATATTCAGCAAGTAAACTTGCAACAGAGGAATTCCCTGACTTTGATGTGGCACAGAGAAGTGCAGTTTCAATAGCAAGACGAGTTCAGGATCCATTGGCAGAGCTTGTCAAGATTGACCCTAAATCAATCGGAGTAGGTCAGTATCAGCATGATATGAACCAGAAGAAGTTAGAGAATACACTTACAGGAGTTGTTGAGGACAGCGTTAATAAGGTTGGAGTAGACTTAAATACTGCATCGGCCTCACTTCTTGAGTATATTTCAGGTATATCTAAGGCAGTAGCTAAGAATATAGTTGAATATAGAGAGACTAACGGAAGATTCACGAACAGAAAGCAGCTTTTAAAGGTTGCAAAGCTTGGACCTAAGGCATTTGAACAGTGTGCAGGATTCATGAGAATATCAGGCGGCGATAATCCGTTAGACGCAACAAGCGTACATCCTGAAAGTTATGAGGCAGCAACAAAGCTTCTTGCACTTTTAGGTTATGATATTAATTCAATAACATCAGGAGAACTTATAGGACTTAAGAGCAAAGTTGAAGATTTTGCCAAGATGGCGGATGAACTTGGAATAGGAACAATGACACTTGAAGATATAGTTAAAGAACTTGAGAAGCCGGGAAGAGACCCAAGAGATGAGATGCCTAAGCCTATATTAAGAAAAGATGTTCTTGATATGAAGGATTTAACACCGGGCATGATACTTAAGGGAACAGTCAGAAATGTTATTGATTTCGGAGCATTTGTTGATATCGGAGTGCATCAGGACGGACTTGTACACATTTCCCAGATGAGCAGCACAAAGAGAGTTGAGCACCCTCTTGATGTTGTAAGTGTAGGAGATATCGTAGATGTAAGAGTTATAGATGTTGATATCCCTAAGGCAAGAATTTCACTTTCAATGATACTTGATGAAAAAGAGGCAGCTAACAGAAAGTACACTAAGGATAATTCCAATAATAAGAATAACAGAAACAACGGCAAAGGAAACAGACAGGACAGAAAGCCTAAGAAGGAAGGCCTTAACCTTTCAGGTCTTGCCAAGTTCATGCATTAA
- a CDS encoding YcxB family protein encodes MEDRIEFDSVITEKALNDFKMYHIFHNVGGVFGYVFAAFAIVMCVLGVIFKMSPKYIVMMGLFGVFFFFYPIVNMRLGTKKQMKTVAAFKEPMHYSAGEDKIIVSQGDMSEELAWEQIYKIRFTGSNLILYLSSVRANVLTVNSMGEAAVPFVKMCQKKLKSFQVKVNMDKLAKAVA; translated from the coding sequence ATGGAAGATAGAATAGAATTTGACAGCGTAATTACAGAGAAAGCACTTAATGATTTCAAGATGTATCACATTTTTCACAATGTTGGGGGAGTATTCGGATATGTTTTTGCAGCATTTGCAATAGTCATGTGCGTGCTTGGCGTAATATTCAAAATGTCTCCTAAATATATAGTCATGATGGGACTTTTTGGAGTGTTTTTCTTCTTTTATCCAATTGTTAATATGAGGCTTGGAACTAAAAAGCAGATGAAAACAGTTGCAGCATTTAAAGAGCCTATGCATTATAGTGCCGGGGAAGACAAGATAATTGTAAGTCAGGGTGATATGTCAGAAGAACTTGCATGGGAGCAGATATACAAGATAAGATTCACAGGAAGCAATCTTATTCTGTATCTTTCATCTGTCAGAGCCAATGTGCTTACAGTTAACAGTATGGGTGAGGCAGCAGTTCCTTTTGTTAAAATGTGTCAGAAGAAATTAAAGTCTTTTCAGGTTAAGGTTAATATGGATAAGCTTGCTAAGGCTGTAGCTTAA
- the tsaE gene encoding tRNA (adenosine(37)-N6)-threonylcarbamoyltransferase complex ATPase subunit type 1 TsaE, whose translation MVKETFNAKETFEAGYEMGKKALPGQIYCLNGDLGVGKTVFTQGFAKGLGIEEPVNSPTFTIIQEYHEGRLPLYHFDVYRIGDVEEMDELGYEEYFYSDGVCLIEWSTLIQEIIPDNAIEIVIEKDLEKGFDYRKITIGQEAV comes from the coding sequence ATGGTTAAAGAAACATTTAACGCTAAAGAAACATTTGAAGCAGGATATGAGATGGGTAAGAAGGCTCTTCCGGGGCAGATATACTGTCTAAATGGAGATTTAGGTGTCGGAAAAACAGTATTTACGCAGGGCTTTGCGAAAGGTCTTGGAATAGAAGAGCCTGTCAACAGCCCTACATTTACAATTATTCAGGAATACCATGAAGGCAGACTGCCATTGTATCATTTTGATGTATACAGAATTGGCGATGTTGAAGAGATGGATGAGCTTGGATATGAGGAATATTTCTATTCAGACGGGGTGTGCCTTATTGAATGGAGCACACTTATACAGGAGATAATTCCAGATAATGCGATAGAGATAGTTATAGAAAAAGACCTTGAAAAAGGCTTTGATTACAGGAAAATAACTATCGGGCAGGAGGCAGTATGA
- the tsaB gene encoding tRNA (adenosine(37)-N6)-threonylcarbamoyltransferase complex dimerization subunit type 1 TsaB has protein sequence MRILAIESSAVTASVAILEDDTLVVEYTINHKMTHSQTLLPMIDDIFSMVQLKPDDVDVIAVSKGPGSFTGLRIGAATGKGIALALDKKMVAVPTLAAMAYNLYGDSRYICPVMDARRKHLYSGIYTFDGDRLITVRDVNLESYDELAEELAGLDRQVVLVGDGVDVAGDVLKEQLGDKCVLAPAHIKTQRAGSVALLAKQMADNGEYTDADELKPDYLRPSQAEREKAQHES, from the coding sequence ATGAGAATATTAGCGATAGAAAGTTCAGCAGTTACAGCATCAGTTGCGATTCTTGAAGATGATACACTTGTTGTTGAATACACAATTAATCATAAGATGACACATTCACAGACACTTCTTCCAATGATAGATGATATATTTTCAATGGTTCAGTTAAAGCCTGATGATGTTGATGTTATAGCAGTATCAAAGGGACCGGGTTCGTTCACGGGCCTAAGAATTGGTGCGGCTACAGGCAAGGGAATTGCACTTGCGCTTGACAAAAAGATGGTGGCAGTACCGACACTTGCGGCTATGGCATATAATTTATATGGAGACAGCAGATACATATGCCCTGTAATGGATGCAAGAAGAAAGCACCTGTACAGTGGAATATATACATTTGACGGCGACAGGCTTATTACAGTAAGAGATGTTAATCTTGAGTCATATGATGAGCTTGCAGAAGAACTTGCTGGACTTGATAGACAGGTTGTATTAGTAGGTGATGGTGTAGATGTCGCAGGTGATGTCCTTAAAGAGCAGCTTGGTGACAAATGTGTTCTTGCACCGGCTCATATCAAGACACAGAGAGCTGGTTCAGTAGCGCTTTTAGCAAAGCAGATGGCAGATAATGGTGAGTATACAGATGCTGATGAGTTAAAGCCTGATTATCTGCGCCCTTCACAGGCAGAAAGAGAGAAGGCACAGCATGAGTCTTAA
- the rimI gene encoding ribosomal protein S18-alanine N-acetyltransferase: MSLKYVIRPMTEDDTFAVELIEQVIFSLPWSQKSFADACRNQDNVYLVCEADGVIAGYCGMWTVLGEGNITNMAVSPDYRRCGIAQMLMQSMEKYGNDKNVTSYFLEVRQSNLPAIALYEKMGYKNIGIRKRFYEKPVEDAVIMSKNIG; this comes from the coding sequence ATGAGTCTTAAATATGTGATAAGACCGATGACGGAAGATGATACATTTGCAGTGGAACTGATAGAACAGGTAATATTCTCGCTTCCATGGTCGCAGAAATCATTTGCAGATGCGTGCAGGAATCAGGACAATGTGTATCTGGTATGCGAGGCAGACGGAGTAATAGCAGGATATTGTGGTATGTGGACTGTGCTTGGAGAAGGCAATATAACCAACATGGCAGTATCACCGGATTACAGGCGGTGCGGCATAGCACAGATGCTTATGCAATCAATGGAAAAGTATGGTAATGACAAGAATGTTACATCATATTTCCTTGAAGTCAGGCAGAGCAATCTGCCAGCAATAGCCCTTTATGAAAAAATGGGGTATAAGAATATAGGAATAAGAAAAAGATTTTATGAAAAACCAGTTGAGGACGCAGTAATAATGTCTAAAAATATTGGGTGA
- a CDS encoding ribonuclease Z, with the protein MLDVCLLGTSGMLPLPGRWLTSLMTRYNGSSLMIDCGEGTQIAVKQKGWSFNPIDVICFTHYHADHISGLPGLLLTIGNSDRKKPLTLVGPKGLGRVVSSLRVIAPELPFELKFIELTNQQEHLSICGYEIDAFRVNHAVICYGYSISIPRIGKFDVEKAKELGIPCSMWNKLQHGTAVTIDDKEYTPDMVMGAARKGLKVTYCTDSRPVQIISDNAKESDLFICEGMYGEDGKEAKAKEYKHMTFTEAAQLAKNADVREMWLTHYSPSLVRPQDYVDKARKIFPATIAANDGRTVELKFDDEG; encoded by the coding sequence ATGCTTGATGTATGTTTACTGGGAACCAGTGGCATGCTTCCCCTGCCGGGAAGATGGCTGACATCGCTTATGACACGTTACAACGGAAGCAGCCTGATGATAGATTGCGGAGAGGGAACACAGATAGCTGTTAAGCAGAAAGGATGGAGTTTTAATCCTATAGATGTTATCTGTTTCACACATTATCATGCTGATCATATAAGTGGTTTGCCGGGGCTTTTGCTCACAATAGGTAATTCTGACAGAAAGAAGCCCTTAACTCTTGTAGGACCCAAGGGGCTTGGCAGGGTAGTTTCTTCGCTCAGGGTAATCGCACCAGAGCTGCCATTTGAACTTAAGTTTATAGAACTTACGAATCAGCAGGAGCATTTGTCAATATGCGGATATGAGATAGATGCATTCAGGGTTAATCATGCTGTTATATGTTATGGGTATTCGATTAGTATTCCAAGAATAGGCAAGTTTGATGTAGAGAAGGCGAAAGAACTTGGTATTCCGTGCAGCATGTGGAATAAACTGCAGCATGGAACAGCGGTTACAATAGATGATAAAGAATATACGCCGGATATGGTTATGGGGGCGGCAAGAAAAGGGCTTAAAGTAACATATTGTACAGATAGCAGGCCTGTTCAGATTATATCAGATAATGCTAAGGAATCAGATCTTTTCATATGTGAGGGTATGTATGGAGAGGATGGTAAGGAAGCTAAGGCAAAGGAATATAAGCATATGACCTTTACAGAAGCGGCACAGCTTGCAAAGAATGCGGATGTCAGGGAAATGTGGCTGACACATTATAGTCCTTCACTTGTAAGACCTCAGGATTATGTTGATAAGGCAAGAAAGATATTCCCTGCTACAATAGCAGCTAATGATGGAAGAACAGTTGAGTTGAAGTTTGACGATGAGGGTTAG
- a CDS encoding DUF6715 family protein, producing the protein MKKYGRTIIVIAVLVALGLVYYYYLANKDTGKDATDIAADTSEVSVLISKDIMANYPESPKDVVNLYARITKAYYDTSLTDEQIEALGKQARLMFDDELKNTQTDADFYEKLKEDIGNYNSTKTRISSYAIQSAAKTKYSTFKDRQYASIALVYYLRQGDKLIDSPTKFTLRKDDDGHWKILFWELTEISSDSEQ; encoded by the coding sequence ATGAAAAAATACGGAAGGACGATAATTGTAATAGCAGTATTGGTTGCGTTGGGACTGGTGTATTACTATTACCTTGCTAATAAGGATACAGGTAAAGATGCTACTGATATTGCAGCAGATACAAGTGAGGTTTCTGTGCTTATTTCAAAAGATATTATGGCTAATTATCCGGAATCACCTAAGGATGTAGTTAATCTGTATGCAAGAATAACGAAGGCATATTATGATACATCACTTACTGATGAGCAGATTGAAGCATTAGGAAAGCAGGCACGTCTGATGTTTGATGATGAATTAAAGAATACGCAGACAGATGCGGATTTCTATGAGAAACTTAAGGAAGATATAGGCAATTATAATTCAACCAAAACACGTATAAGTTCATATGCTATACAGAGTGCTGCCAAGACTAAATATTCAACATTCAAAGACAGACAGTATGCATCAATCGCATTAGTGTATTATCTGAGACAGGGTGACAAGCTTATAGATTCACCAACAAAATTCACCTTAAGAAAAGATGATGATGGACACTGGAAGATTCTTTTCTGGGAGCTTACTGAAATAAGCAGTGATTCAGAACAATAG
- the tsaD gene encoding tRNA (adenosine(37)-N6)-threonylcarbamoyltransferase complex transferase subunit TsaD produces the protein MSEKDDVLILAIESSCDETAAAVVKNGREVLSNVINTQIAIHTEYGGVVPEIASRKHIENINPVIRKALEDAGVTLDDIDAIGVTYGPGLVGALLVGVAEAKAIAFAKNKPLVGVHHIEGHISANYVENKELEPPFVALVVSGGHTHLVKVNDYGEYEIVGRTRDDAAGEAFDKVARAIGLGYPGGPKIDKLAKEGNPDAIEFPRAHVDDAPYDFSFSGIKSAVLNYINSANMQGKEINRADVAASFQKAVVDALVSRAVRLAKECGMDKLAIAGGVASNSALRAAIQEACAKNNIGFYSPSPILCTDNAAMIGAAAYYEYIKGVRHGYDLNAVPNLKLGERI, from the coding sequence ATGAGCGAAAAAGATGATGTTCTTATCCTTGCAATAGAAAGTTCATGTGATGAGACAGCGGCAGCAGTAGTGAAGAATGGAAGAGAGGTATTGTCAAATGTGATTAATACCCAGATAGCCATACATACAGAGTATGGTGGTGTAGTTCCTGAAATTGCGTCAAGAAAACATATAGAAAATATTAACCCTGTAATAAGGAAAGCACTTGAAGATGCAGGAGTAACACTTGATGATATAGATGCAATAGGCGTTACATATGGTCCTGGACTTGTAGGTGCGCTTCTTGTCGGAGTTGCGGAGGCTAAAGCAATAGCATTTGCAAAGAATAAACCATTAGTAGGAGTGCATCACATAGAAGGCCATATTAGTGCCAACTATGTTGAGAATAAAGAACTCGAACCTCCTTTTGTTGCACTTGTTGTTTCGGGAGGACATACACACCTTGTTAAGGTCAATGACTATGGCGAGTATGAAATAGTTGGAAGAACAAGAGATGATGCGGCAGGAGAAGCATTTGACAAGGTTGCAAGGGCAATAGGATTGGGATATCCGGGAGGACCTAAGATAGATAAGCTTGCAAAGGAAGGCAATCCGGATGCAATAGAATTTCCGAGGGCACATGTTGATGATGCTCCTTATGATTTTTCGTTTAGTGGAATAAAGTCAGCAGTGCTTAATTATATTAATTCTGCCAATATGCAGGGCAAAGAGATAAACAGGGCTGATGTAGCAGCGTCATTCCAGAAGGCGGTAGTAGATGCTCTTGTTTCACGGGCAGTAAGGCTGGCAAAAGAATGTGGAATGGATAAGCTTGCAATAGCTGGAGGAGTTGCATCTAATTCTGCGCTTCGTGCAGCAATACAGGAAGCGTGTGCAAAGAATAACATTGGCTTCTATTCGCCATCACCTATACTATGTACAGACAACGCAGCTATGATAGGGGCAGCAGCATATTATGAATATATTAAGGGGGTACGTCATGGCTATGATTTAAATGCTGTGCCGAACCTTAAATTAGGAGAACGCATATAA
- the ispD gene encoding 2-C-methyl-D-erythritol 4-phosphate cytidylyltransferase: MNTAIVLAGGSGKRMHSEIPKQYMQLNGKPVIYYSLKAFEESEHVDEIILVTAKEYIEYVRNEIAGSQFAKLTKIIEGGKERFDSVWAGLQQISEKGYVYIHDGARPCINQNIINACWETVVQTDACVAAAPVKDTIKVADADEYAINTPDRKTLWQIQTPQVFSADVIKEAYSRLYEQNCFDGVTDDAMVVERYGNSKIKLVNCGYCNIKITTPEDMEIAGIFLKG, encoded by the coding sequence ATGAATACGGCTATAGTTCTTGCGGGTGGAAGTGGAAAAAGAATGCATAGTGAAATTCCAAAGCAGTATATGCAGCTTAATGGAAAGCCTGTTATATATTATTCGCTGAAAGCATTTGAAGAAAGTGAACATGTGGATGAGATTATTCTTGTTACAGCAAAGGAATATATAGAATATGTCAGAAATGAAATTGCAGGTTCTCAATTTGCTAAATTAACAAAAATCATTGAGGGCGGCAAAGAACGTTTTGATTCAGTGTGGGCAGGTTTACAGCAGATTAGTGAAAAAGGGTATGTATATATACATGATGGGGCAAGACCATGTATAAATCAGAATATAATAAATGCGTGCTGGGAAACGGTCGTCCAGACTGATGCGTGTGTTGCGGCAGCACCGGTTAAAGACACAATAAAAGTTGCAGATGCTGACGAGTATGCAATAAATACACCGGACAGAAAAACATTATGGCAGATTCAGACGCCACAGGTCTTTTCAGCAGATGTAATTAAAGAAGCATACAGCAGGCTCTATGAACAGAATTGCTTTGATGGGGTTACAGATGATGCGATGGTTGTGGAAAGATATGGCAACTCAAAAATAAAACTGGTTAATTGTGGTTACTGTAATATTAAAATAACCACGCCAGAAGATATGGAGATTGCGGGCATATTTTTAAAAGGTTGA
- a CDS encoding rhodanese-like domain-containing protein, which translates to MSCEMISSRKIDYYVNDPYVTIIDIRLKEKFLHSRIKGAIHYEYNRLIDDINNIYKRGKISCEFRKIFGNKEKIYIFYCDKGAMSLVICEKMSGLGYICKTVVGGFEAYKGMCVIN; encoded by the coding sequence ATGTCATGTGAAATGATAAGTTCAAGAAAAATAGATTATTATGTAAATGATCCATATGTAACAATAATTGATATAAGATTGAAAGAAAAATTTTTACATTCGAGGATAAAAGGAGCAATACATTATGAATATAATAGGTTGATTGATGATATAAATAATATATATAAACGCGGAAAGATTTCTTGTGAATTTAGAAAAATATTTGGTAATAAGGAAAAAATATACATATTTTATTGCGATAAAGGTGCTATGAGTCTTGTTATATGCGAAAAGATGTCTGGGCTTGGATATATATGCAAGACAGTTGTAGGAGGATTTGAGGCATATAAAGGAATGTGTGTAATCAATTAA
- a CDS encoding THUMP domain-containing class I SAM-dependent RNA methyltransferase has protein sequence MNTYELIAPCHFGLESVLKREIYDLGYDISSVEDGKVTFVGDSEAICRANINLRTTERILIKVGQFKAETFTELFDNTKALEWENYIPKNGKFWVTKANSVNSKLFSSSDIQSIVKKAIVERLKEHYRIGWFEEDGDSYPIRVTIMKDIVTIALDTSGDSLHKRGYRPAAGKAPISETLAAALIMLTPWRGDRILVDPFCGSGTFPIEAAMIAANIAPGMNRKFTAQKWTNIIDKQLWYDAVDEAEDMINLDIETDIQGFDIDADVIRKARSNAENAGVEKLIHFQERSVADLSHHKKYGFIITNPPYGERLEDKETLPGIYSAFGRQFAKLDSWSAYMITSYEDAVKYFGRKPDKNRKIYNGMLKTYFYSFQGPKPPKKEKGQER, from the coding sequence ATGAATACATATGAATTAATTGCTCCCTGCCATTTTGGTCTGGAATCAGTATTAAAAAGGGAGATATATGATCTTGGATATGATATATCATCGGTAGAGGATGGAAAGGTCACTTTTGTAGGTGATTCTGAGGCCATATGCCGTGCTAATATAAATTTAAGGACTACAGAGCGTATTTTGATTAAAGTGGGTCAATTTAAGGCTGAGACATTTACAGAGCTGTTTGACAATACTAAAGCTCTTGAGTGGGAGAATTATATACCTAAGAATGGCAAGTTCTGGGTAACAAAAGCTAATTCTGTTAACAGTAAACTGTTCAGCAGTTCTGATATCCAGTCAATTGTTAAGAAAGCAATTGTAGAGAGACTTAAAGAACATTATAGAATTGGATGGTTTGAGGAAGATGGTGATTCTTATCCTATAAGAGTAACTATTATGAAGGATATTGTGACTATTGCACTTGACACATCAGGTGATTCACTTCATAAGAGAGGATATAGACCGGCAGCTGGAAAAGCTCCTATATCTGAGACACTTGCAGCGGCGCTTATTATGCTTACGCCGTGGAGAGGCGACAGAATTCTTGTTGATCCATTCTGCGGAAGTGGCACATTTCCAATTGAAGCAGCTATGATAGCAGCTAATATTGCACCGGGAATGAATCGTAAGTTTACTGCACAGAAGTGGACTAACATAATTGACAAGCAATTGTGGTATGATGCTGTTGATGAAGCCGAGGATATGATTAATCTTGATATTGAAACGGATATCCAGGGATTTGATATTGACGCAGATGTTATAAGGAAAGCAAGAAGTAATGCGGAGAATGCCGGAGTAGAGAAGTTAATACATTTTCAGGAAAGAAGCGTGGCAGACCTAAGCCATCATAAGAAATACGGTTTTATTATAACTAATCCGCCTTATGGTGAAAGACTTGAGGACAAGGAGACACTTCCAGGAATATATTCTGCATTTGGACGACAGTTTGCAAAATTAGATTCATGGTCAGCCTATATGATTACTTCATATGAGGATGCTGTCAAATATTTTGGCAGAAAGCCGGATAAGAATAGAAAGATATATAATGGAATGTTAAAGACATATTTTTACTCATTCCAGGGACCAAAGCCGCCTAAGAAAGAGAAGGGACAGGAAAGATAA
- a CDS encoding XTP/dITP diphosphatase — protein MTTIILASNNKDKVKEVKEILKGYNVISLKDAGIDLDVEENGTTFEENALIKARAVCKLTGQLTMADDSGLEIDYLNKEPGVYSARYMGHDTSYDIKNASLIKRLEGVEGQDRSGRFVCAIAVCFPDGKEIVKRGTMEGLISKEIVGDNGFGYDPIVYLPEYGKTSAQLDPEEKNKISHRGKALELIKKELDECL, from the coding sequence ATGACTACTATTATTTTAGCGTCTAATAATAAGGACAAGGTTAAGGAAGTTAAAGAGATTCTTAAAGGGTATAATGTTATCTCTCTTAAGGATGCTGGAATTGACCTTGATGTGGAGGAAAATGGTACTACATTTGAAGAAAATGCGCTGATTAAGGCAAGAGCTGTATGCAAACTTACAGGACAGCTTACAATGGCAGATGATTCAGGACTGGAGATTGATTATCTTAATAAAGAGCCTGGCGTGTATTCTGCCAGATATATGGGACATGATACATCATATGATATTAAAAATGCTTCTCTTATTAAACGACTTGAGGGTGTTGAAGGGCAGGACAGAAGCGGCAGGTTTGTATGTGCTATAGCAGTGTGTTTTCCTGATGGAAAGGAAATTGTTAAGAGAGGCACAATGGAGGGACTTATAAGCAAGGAAATCGTCGGAGACAATGGTTTTGGCTATGACCCTATAGTTTATCTGCCCGAATATGGTAAAACATCAGCACAGCTTGATCCTGAAGAGAAGAATAAGATAAGCCACAGAGGTAAGGCACTTGAACTTATAAAGAAAGAACTGGATGAGTGCCTCTAA
- a CDS encoding metallophosphoesterase family protein produces the protein MQRIMIVSDSHRRHGNLAEAIYNEQPFDLLIHLGDIEGEEDIIQELAGGETIMVPGNNDFFSPLPREREIELAGKKVLLTHGHYYYVSLDLQTLREECIARGIDIVMFGHTHRPLIQIEDELTFINPGSISYPRQADKRCTYIMLEIDDNGEMSFNLKYV, from the coding sequence ATGCAGAGGATAATGATTGTTAGCGATTCACATAGAAGACACGGTAATCTGGCAGAGGCAATATATAATGAGCAGCCATTCGATTTACTTATTCATCTTGGTGATATCGAAGGGGAAGAAGATATAATACAGGAGCTTGCCGGGGGTGAAACAATAATGGTACCGGGTAATAATGATTTCTTTTCACCTCTTCCAAGAGAACGTGAGATAGAACTTGCAGGGAAAAAAGTACTTTTGACACACGGCCATTATTATTATGTTTCTCTTGATTTGCAGACTCTCAGGGAAGAGTGTATAGCAAGAGGAATAGATATAGTTATGTTTGGACATACTCACAGACCATTGATACAGATAGAAGATGAACTTACATTCATTAATCCTGGAAGCATATCATATCCTCGTCAGGCAGATAAAAGATGTACATATATTATGCTTGAAATTGATGATAATGGTGAAATGTCTTTTAATTTAAAGTATGTATAA